Proteins encoded by one window of Conger conger chromosome 1, fConCon1.1, whole genome shotgun sequence:
- the fam167b gene encoding protein FAM167A gives MEFKELGGEEDSDAETEDLDSLKALTAKLKLQTRRPSYLEWKERLQSRPWEEVPTSPNGTAVSAEKDAAPLEVVMDKDSDPTVRNVCGFDTLDDALDWLRKELREMQLQDNRLARQLIRLRAEIHRLKVEQVCHRHKEMLDDATYELEECEEESDLLCDIPLKAAFALSTPLKHLGLTKMNINSRRFSLC, from the exons ATGGAGTTTAAAGAACTGGGGGGCGAAGAGGACTCTGACGCGGAGACCGAAGACTTAGACAGCCTGAAGGCGCTGACCGCGAAACTGAAACTTCAGACGCGCCGGCCGTCGTACCTGGAGTGGAAGGAGAGGCTGCAGAGCCGACCGTGGGAAGAGGTGCCCACGAGCCCGAACGGCACCGCGGTATCCGCGGAGAAGGATGCCGCCCCGCTGGAAGTCGTCATGGATAAGGACTCGGATCCGACCGTGCGGAACGTCTGCGGCTTCGACACGCTGGACGACGCGTTGGACTGGCTGAGGAAAGAGCTG AGGGAGATGCAGCTGCAGGATAACCGGCTTGCGCGGCAGCTGATCCGGCTGCGGGCGGAGATCCACCGGCTGAAGGTGGAGCAGGTGTGCCACCGGCACAAGGAGATGCTGGACGACGCCACGTACGAGCTGGAGGAGTGCGAGGAGGAGTCGGACCTGCTGTGCGACATCCCGCTGAAGGCCGCCTTCGCCCTGTCCACCCCGCTCAAGCACCTGGGCCTCACCAAGATGAACATCAACTCCCGCAGGTTCTCCCTGTGCTAG